One window from the genome of Salisaeta longa DSM 21114 encodes:
- the alaS gene encoding alanine--tRNA ligase — MPDAPSSETIRQQFLDFFAAKDHEIVPSASLVPTGDSTLLFTNAGMNQFKDVFLGEGTRPYDRAVDTQKCLRVSGKHNDLEEVGHDTYHHTFFEMLGNWSFGDYFKVEAIRWAWELLTDVWGLDPERLYATVHEGDDALWLDADTEAADLWRSETAIPPKHILFEPSKENFWMMGDTGPCGPCSEIHVDLRSDAERAHTPGHSLVNADHPQVMEIWNLVFIQYNAQPDGSLQKLAQQHVDTGMGFERICAVLQGRSSTYDTDLFAPLLQAAADRSPRADVPGYDALGDLSPDAREKVRVALRVVADHIRTIAFAIADGVMPGNVGRGYVIRRILRRAVRYGYQTLALREPFLHTLVDPLVQKMGDAFEELAGQQDYIAQVIRSEEESFLQTLGTGLSFFERLTPYVHAAADGSADAVRDELADDAAAVDLLEKAYVDTDDRAAILDSFVATAAAGRLSGEIAFLLHDTYGFPIDLTQLMAREEGLAVDMDRYETLMDRQKARARSASTFSIDQSSADTWHEVSSGEASVFVGYDRLAVTDSAVRAVRTVTRDADDRFELELSVTPFYAESGGQVGDTGVLRVGDEEVKVLDTQRRGARIVHTVDALPDALDAPVEAMVDAERRRHTARHHTATHLLHAALRNTLGDHVQQKGSLVAPDRLRFDFSHFEGLTADELAAIEQHVNDAILRNIPKQEDRNVPIDDALERGAMALFGEKYGEEVRVITFDPDHSVELCGGTHVEATGEIGLFKFLSEGSVAAGVRRVEAVAGVPAQLHVDKQLAAYRQAQQQFKSLQQPLPDAIAALQEERDALAEQVETLHREQLAGRLDAIIDNAQTVDGIRVATGRVDGADMDDLQALGQQLRDRLGAGAVGVLGSDPGADGKVYVVATVADDLIQDGLKAGDLVGTLGQHLGGGGGGRPTLAAAGGRKPEALDDVLADVPALVQKQRA, encoded by the coding sequence ATGCCCGACGCGCCGTCGTCCGAAACCATTCGCCAGCAATTCCTCGACTTCTTTGCCGCGAAAGACCATGAGATCGTGCCCAGCGCCTCGCTCGTGCCCACGGGCGACAGCACGCTGCTCTTCACCAACGCGGGCATGAACCAGTTCAAAGACGTGTTTTTGGGCGAAGGCACGCGGCCGTACGACCGCGCCGTCGACACCCAAAAGTGCCTGCGCGTGTCGGGCAAGCATAACGACCTAGAGGAGGTGGGCCACGACACCTACCATCACACCTTCTTCGAGATGCTGGGCAACTGGAGCTTCGGCGACTACTTCAAGGTGGAGGCCATCCGGTGGGCGTGGGAGCTGCTGACCGACGTGTGGGGCCTCGATCCGGAGCGGCTCTACGCCACGGTTCACGAAGGCGACGATGCCCTGTGGCTCGACGCGGACACCGAAGCGGCCGACCTGTGGCGCAGCGAAACCGCCATTCCCCCCAAGCACATCCTGTTTGAGCCCTCAAAAGAAAACTTCTGGATGATGGGCGACACCGGGCCGTGCGGGCCGTGCTCCGAGATTCACGTCGACCTGCGCTCCGATGCCGAGCGGGCCCACACGCCGGGCCACTCGCTCGTCAATGCGGATCATCCGCAGGTGATGGAAATCTGGAACCTGGTGTTTATCCAATACAACGCGCAGCCCGATGGAAGCCTCCAGAAGCTGGCGCAGCAGCACGTCGATACCGGCATGGGCTTTGAGCGCATCTGTGCGGTGCTGCAGGGGCGGTCGTCGACGTACGACACCGATCTGTTTGCGCCGCTCTTGCAAGCCGCTGCCGACCGCTCGCCCCGCGCGGACGTGCCCGGCTACGATGCCCTGGGCGATCTCTCGCCCGACGCCCGCGAGAAAGTGCGGGTGGCGCTGCGCGTGGTGGCCGATCACATCCGCACGATCGCCTTCGCCATTGCCGACGGCGTGATGCCGGGCAACGTGGGGCGCGGCTACGTCATTCGGCGGATCCTGCGGCGGGCCGTGCGCTACGGCTACCAAACGCTGGCGCTGCGTGAGCCGTTCTTGCACACGCTCGTCGACCCGCTCGTGCAGAAGATGGGCGATGCGTTTGAGGAGCTCGCCGGGCAGCAAGACTACATCGCGCAGGTGATCCGCTCGGAGGAGGAAAGCTTCTTGCAGACGCTGGGCACCGGCCTGTCGTTCTTTGAGCGCCTCACGCCGTACGTGCATGCCGCGGCCGACGGGTCGGCCGATGCCGTGCGCGATGAGCTGGCCGATGATGCGGCCGCGGTCGATTTGCTGGAGAAGGCCTACGTAGATACCGACGACCGCGCGGCCATCCTCGATTCGTTTGTGGCAACCGCCGCCGCGGGGCGCCTGTCGGGTGAGATCGCGTTCCTCCTGCACGACACGTACGGCTTTCCCATCGACCTTACACAGCTGATGGCCCGCGAGGAGGGGCTGGCGGTGGACATGGACCGCTACGAGACGCTGATGGACCGCCAGAAGGCGCGGGCGCGCTCGGCTTCCACGTTCAGCATCGACCAGAGCAGCGCCGACACGTGGCACGAGGTGTCCAGCGGCGAGGCCTCGGTGTTTGTGGGCTACGACCGGCTGGCCGTTACCGACAGCGCCGTGCGGGCGGTGCGCACCGTGACGCGCGACGCGGATGATCGCTTTGAGCTGGAGCTGAGCGTGACGCCGTTTTACGCCGAGAGCGGCGGTCAGGTGGGCGATACGGGTGTGCTGCGTGTGGGCGACGAGGAGGTGAAGGTGCTGGATACGCAGCGCCGCGGCGCGCGCATCGTACACACCGTCGATGCCTTGCCAGACGCGCTCGATGCCCCGGTGGAGGCCATGGTGGATGCCGAGCGGCGGCGGCACACGGCGCGGCACCACACCGCCACGCACCTCTTGCACGCGGCCCTGCGCAACACCCTGGGCGACCACGTGCAGCAGAAGGGATCGCTCGTGGCCCCCGACCGGCTGCGGTTCGACTTCAGCCACTTCGAGGGCCTCACCGCCGACGAGCTGGCGGCCATCGAGCAGCACGTGAACGACGCCATCTTGCGCAACATTCCGAAGCAAGAAGATCGGAACGTGCCCATCGACGACGCGCTCGAACGCGGCGCGATGGCCCTCTTTGGCGAGAAGTATGGCGAGGAGGTGCGCGTCATCACCTTCGACCCGGACCACTCGGTTGAGCTGTGCGGCGGTACGCACGTGGAGGCCACCGGCGAGATTGGGCTGTTCAAGTTCCTGTCGGAAGGCTCGGTGGCCGCGGGCGTACGGCGCGTGGAAGCCGTTGCGGGCGTCCCGGCCCAACTGCACGTCGACAAGCAGTTGGCCGCCTACCGGCAGGCGCAGCAGCAGTTCAAGTCGCTCCAGCAGCCCTTGCCCGACGCCATCGCCGCGTTGCAGGAGGAACGCGACGCGCTGGCCGAGCAGGTGGAGACGCTGCACCGCGAGCAGCTGGCCGGCCGCCTGGATGCCATCATCGATAATGCCCAGACCGTCGACGGCATCCGCGTGGCTACGGGCCGCGTCGACGGTGCCGACATGGACGACTTGCAGGCGCTGGGCCAACAGCTGCGGGATCGGTTGGGCGCGGGCGCCGTGGGCGTGCTCGGAAGCGATCCGGGCGCGGACGGTAAGGTGTACGTGGTGGCCACCGTGGCCGACGACCTCATCCAGGACGGCCTAAAGGCGGGCGACCTCGTGGGCACGCTGGGGCAGCACCTGGGCGGTGGCGGCGGCGGGCGCCCCACGTTGGCCGCGGCCGGCGGGCGGAAGCCGGAGGCGCTGGACGATGTGCTCGCCGACGTACCGGCGCTCGTCCAAAAACAACGCGCGTAG
- the pyrF gene encoding orotidine-5'-phosphate decarboxylase, with translation MPASFNDRLRAIQTQKETAACVGLDPDPARLPAHLRAAHDTPEAVRRFCRAIIEATAPFACAFKPNLAFFEALGRDGRAVLEDVVAALPSDVLVIADAKRGDIGNSARFYAQSLFDDLGADAVTVAPYMGHDSVTPFLQHPGTAAFVLARTSNPGASDFQEACQCNGTPLHQQVAEAVQAWARATPGTGGLVVGATAPDALRTVRTACPTAPFLIPGVGAQGGTPAAVMAAAATADGPVLVNSSRSILYASAGRDFADAAAAAAQALRDALRATPAKGSDPADAAVD, from the coding sequence ATGCCTGCTTCGTTCAACGACCGCCTGCGCGCCATCCAAACCCAAAAGGAAACGGCGGCCTGCGTCGGTCTCGATCCCGATCCCGCGCGGCTGCCCGCGCACCTGCGGGCGGCGCACGACACGCCCGAGGCCGTACGGCGCTTCTGCCGGGCCATCATCGAGGCCACGGCCCCGTTTGCGTGCGCCTTCAAGCCCAACCTTGCGTTCTTCGAGGCGCTGGGCCGCGACGGTCGCGCCGTGCTCGAAGACGTGGTGGCGGCCCTGCCGTCGGATGTTCTCGTCATTGCCGATGCCAAGCGGGGCGACATTGGCAACTCGGCGCGCTTCTATGCGCAATCGCTGTTCGACGATCTCGGCGCCGATGCCGTCACCGTAGCGCCCTACATGGGCCACGACAGCGTGACGCCGTTTCTGCAGCACCCCGGCACGGCGGCCTTCGTGCTGGCCCGCACCTCCAACCCCGGCGCGTCCGATTTCCAGGAAGCCTGCCAGTGTAATGGCACGCCCCTGCACCAACAGGTGGCGGAAGCGGTGCAGGCCTGGGCGCGCGCGACCCCCGGCACCGGGGGGCTGGTGGTGGGCGCCACCGCGCCAGACGCGCTGCGCACGGTGCGTACCGCGTGCCCCACGGCGCCCTTCCTCATTCCGGGCGTCGGCGCGCAAGGCGGCACGCCCGCTGCGGTGATGGCCGCCGCAGCAACAGCCGACGGTCCGGTGCTCGTCAACAGCAGCCGGAGCATCCTCTACGCCAGCGCGGGGCGCGACTTTGCCGACGCCGCTGCTGCTGCTGCGCAAGCGCTGCGCGATGCCCTCCGCGCGACGCCCGCGAAGGGCTCGGACCCGGCCGACGCCGCCGTCGACTAA
- the purN gene encoding phosphoribosylglycinamide formyltransferase, giving the protein MSAADFRLAVFASGGGTNFQAILDAMAAGDLPATPALCLSDRDTAGALDRARAHDVPTAVCTPDAYDTPAAYGAALLQTLATHDVTFVALAGFLRKIPPNVVAAYAGRMTNIHPSLLPAFGGRGMYGMRVHRAVVDYGVHWTGATVHLVDDAYDQGPIVLQEPVPVRPGDAPDDVAARVLAVEHRLYPRALRLFAQGRIAVDGRTVRIDDPSSR; this is encoded by the coding sequence GTGTCTGCTGCCGATTTCCGACTGGCCGTCTTTGCCTCCGGCGGAGGCACCAACTTTCAAGCCATCCTGGATGCCATGGCGGCGGGCGACCTCCCCGCGACGCCCGCGCTGTGCCTGAGCGACCGCGATACCGCCGGTGCGCTTGACCGGGCCCGCGCGCACGATGTGCCCACGGCCGTCTGCACCCCCGACGCCTACGATACGCCGGCCGCCTATGGCGCGGCGCTGCTCCAAACGCTCGCCACGCACGACGTCACCTTCGTGGCGCTGGCCGGTTTTCTCCGCAAGATTCCGCCGAACGTGGTGGCGGCGTATGCCGGGCGCATGACCAATATCCATCCGTCCCTGCTTCCTGCCTTTGGTGGGCGCGGCATGTACGGCATGCGCGTGCACCGCGCCGTGGTGGACTACGGCGTGCACTGGACGGGCGCTACCGTCCACCTGGTGGACGATGCGTACGATCAGGGGCCGATTGTGCTGCAAGAACCCGTGCCGGTGCGGCCCGGCGACGCGCCCGACGACGTCGCGGCCCGCGTGCTGGCGGTCGAGCATCGCCTGTACCCACGCGCGCTGCGGCTTTTTGCGCAGGGCCGGATAGCGGTGGACGGCCGCACGGTACGCATCGACGATCCTTCCTCCCGTTAA
- the purH gene encoding bifunctional phosphoribosylaminoimidazolecarboxamide formyltransferase/IMP cyclohydrolase: MIPAKDLPPPDDHVRVQRALLSVYDKTGIAALGAQLHAHGIELLSTGGTAQALRDADLPVTDVADVTGSPELLDGRVKSLHPAIHAGLLARRTDPSDMDDLAAHGIAPIDLVVGNLYPFDEAVTPATGAARAMENVDIGGPTMLRAAAKNYFFVGVVTAPSLYEALVEELNATEGHLTLDTRRALAEQAFAHTAAYDRHIHRYFAAQHAQATDAASAGEANDTTDALPSELALHEPHVQTLRYGENPHQQAALYGTPTQQYTKLHGKDLSFNNLMDLSAALRLIDEFRDAPPTCAILKHTNPCGVATADTLEEAHAQAFATDRQSPFGGIVVVNRTLDRATAEAIDAIFTEIIIAPDFADGVLGFLQEKKRRRIVRATAPARTDARLDVRSALGGVLAQTPDAALPPAEDTRNDWTVVTERAPTDAEWADIDFAWRVAKHVKSNAIVYAKDRHTLGIGAGQMSRIDASELAVMKSQKSELDLDGSVVASDAFFPFADGLEAAARAGARVAVQPGGSIRDDEVIEAANAHDMAMVMTGQRHFRH; the protein is encoded by the coding sequence ATGATTCCCGCGAAAGACCTGCCGCCGCCCGACGATCATGTGCGCGTGCAGCGTGCGCTCCTTTCGGTCTACGACAAGACCGGCATCGCAGCGCTCGGGGCGCAGCTCCACGCCCACGGCATCGAGCTCCTCTCAACCGGCGGCACCGCCCAGGCCCTTCGCGACGCCGACCTGCCGGTCACCGACGTGGCCGACGTCACCGGCTCGCCCGAGCTCCTCGACGGCCGCGTCAAGTCGCTGCATCCAGCCATTCACGCCGGGCTGCTGGCGCGCCGCACCGACCCGTCGGACATGGACGATCTGGCAGCGCACGGCATCGCGCCCATCGACCTGGTGGTGGGGAACCTGTATCCGTTCGACGAGGCGGTGACCCCCGCTACCGGCGCGGCCCGCGCGATGGAAAACGTGGATATTGGCGGGCCCACCATGCTGCGCGCGGCCGCCAAGAACTACTTCTTCGTGGGCGTCGTGACCGCGCCCAGCCTGTACGAGGCGCTCGTCGAAGAACTGAACGCCACCGAGGGGCACCTGACGCTCGACACCCGGCGCGCGCTTGCCGAGCAAGCGTTTGCGCACACCGCGGCCTACGATCGGCACATCCACCGGTACTTTGCGGCCCAGCACGCCCAGGCGACGGACGCGGCATCGGCAGGCGAGGCAAACGACACGACGGATGCGCTGCCTTCGGAGCTGGCCTTGCACGAGCCGCACGTACAAACGCTGCGCTACGGCGAAAATCCGCACCAGCAGGCCGCCCTCTACGGCACGCCCACGCAGCAGTACACCAAGCTGCACGGCAAGGACCTGTCGTTCAACAACCTGATGGATCTGAGTGCGGCGCTGCGGCTCATCGACGAATTCCGCGACGCGCCGCCCACGTGCGCCATCCTGAAGCACACCAACCCGTGCGGCGTCGCCACGGCCGACACGCTCGAAGAAGCCCACGCCCAAGCGTTTGCCACCGACCGGCAGTCGCCGTTTGGAGGCATCGTGGTGGTCAACCGCACGCTCGACCGTGCCACCGCCGAAGCCATCGACGCCATCTTTACGGAAATCATCATCGCGCCCGACTTTGCCGACGGCGTGCTGGGCTTTCTGCAAGAGAAAAAGCGCCGCCGGATCGTACGGGCCACCGCCCCGGCGCGTACCGACGCGCGCCTCGACGTGCGCTCGGCCCTGGGCGGCGTGCTCGCCCAAACCCCCGATGCGGCGTTGCCCCCGGCGGAGGACACGCGCAACGACTGGACCGTGGTCACCGAGCGCGCCCCTACCGACGCGGAGTGGGCCGACATCGACTTTGCCTGGCGCGTTGCGAAGCACGTAAAAAGCAACGCCATCGTGTACGCCAAAGACCGGCACACGCTCGGCATTGGCGCCGGACAGATGAGCCGCATCGACGCCTCGGAGCTGGCCGTCATGAAAAGCCAGAAGTCGGAGCTCGACCTGGACGGCTCGGTCGTCGCCTCGGATGCCTTCTTTCCCTTTGCCGATGGCCTCGAAGCGGCGGCCCGCGCCGGCGCCCGCGTGGCCGTGCAACCGGGCGGCTCCATCCGCGACGACGAAGTGATTGAAGCCGCCAACGCGCACGACATGGCCATGGTCATGACCGGTCAGCGCCATTTCCGCCACTAA
- a CDS encoding rod shape-determining protein, producing the protein MLFNFSQDVAIDLGTANTLIYIRGEGIVLNEPSIVAVERSTHEVREIGYEALQMHERTHQDLETIWPLKDGVIADFKVAEQMLRGMMQKVKKNWLTSIRNMVVCVPSGITEVEKRAVRDSAERAGARKVRLISEPMAAAVGIGLDVSEAVGNMVVDIGGGTTEIAVIALSGIVIDESIRVGGTEFDEAIVQYFKRNHNLLIGSRTAERIKCEIGSAVELDPEMELSVKGRDLVGGIPKLRTVSSVNVREALRDQLDQIGTAVLQCLERTPPELGADVLERGIMLTGGGAMLKGLDEMLRNRVELPVYVAEDPLTAVVRGTGNVLENLEKYTRVLT; encoded by the coding sequence ATGCTGTTCAACTTTTCGCAAGACGTCGCTATCGACCTCGGCACGGCCAATACGCTCATCTACATCCGAGGCGAGGGGATCGTATTAAATGAACCCAGCATCGTAGCCGTCGAGCGCTCCACGCACGAGGTCCGCGAGATTGGGTACGAGGCCCTCCAGATGCACGAGCGCACCCACCAGGATCTGGAAACGATCTGGCCGCTCAAGGACGGCGTCATTGCCGACTTTAAGGTGGCCGAGCAGATGCTGCGCGGCATGATGCAGAAGGTGAAGAAGAACTGGCTCACCAGCATCCGCAACATGGTGGTGTGCGTGCCCAGCGGCATCACCGAGGTCGAAAAGCGCGCCGTGCGCGACTCCGCCGAGCGCGCCGGGGCCCGAAAGGTGCGCCTCATCTCCGAGCCGATGGCGGCTGCGGTGGGCATTGGGCTGGACGTCAGCGAAGCGGTGGGCAACATGGTGGTAGACATTGGCGGCGGCACCACCGAGATTGCCGTCATTGCGCTGTCGGGCATCGTGATCGACGAGTCGATTCGCGTGGGCGGCACCGAGTTCGACGAGGCCATTGTGCAGTACTTCAAGCGCAACCACAACCTCCTGATTGGCTCCCGCACGGCCGAGCGCATCAAGTGCGAGATTGGAAGTGCCGTGGAGCTGGACCCGGAGATGGAGCTTTCGGTGAAGGGGCGCGACCTGGTGGGTGGCATCCCGAAGCTGCGCACGGTCTCCTCGGTAAACGTGCGCGAGGCGCTGCGCGACCAGCTCGATCAGATTGGGACGGCCGTCTTGCAGTGCCTGGAGCGCACGCCGCCCGAGCTGGGCGCCGACGTGCTGGAGCGCGGCATCATGCTCACCGGCGGCGGGGCCATGCTGAAAGGGCTCGACGAGATGCTGCGCAACCGCGTGGAGCTGCCGGTGTACGTGGCCGAGGACCCGCTGACGGCCGTGGTGCGTGGTACGGGCAATGTGCTGGAGAATTTGGAGAAGTACACCCGCGTGCTCACGTAA
- the mreC gene encoding rod shape-determining protein MreC, protein MKLWEQLRDWVLLFGLLLAALLLMIGQNQPLVRGLRAELLSATARVEHGFAWMGRYFQALQQNEALRRENIRLSSLVARTRAVRQQNRELTRLLNLRDTLEVPLVPARIVSKDLTRQRNYFTINVGRADSIAVGMPVVNSDGILGTVVLVSAHYARVMSYLNTDFRVPAVIQPLQAEGIVRWDGEQLNRLTLQHIVKTEPVRPGQPVVTDGLSGVFPAGYPVGTVDSVAVRPGRNALRIYLRPAAPLYKTGFAVVLRTQPAPERTALEQRTPT, encoded by the coding sequence ATGAAACTGTGGGAGCAACTTCGGGACTGGGTGCTGCTCTTTGGGCTCCTCTTGGCGGCGCTGCTGCTCATGATTGGCCAAAACCAGCCGTTGGTGCGCGGGCTGCGCGCCGAGTTGCTGAGTGCTACGGCGCGGGTGGAGCACGGATTTGCCTGGATGGGCCGCTACTTCCAGGCGCTGCAACAGAACGAAGCGCTGCGTCGCGAAAACATCCGGCTCTCTAGCCTCGTGGCCCGCACGCGTGCCGTGCGCCAGCAAAACCGCGAGCTCACGCGCCTGCTGAACCTGCGCGATACGCTCGAGGTGCCGCTGGTGCCGGCGCGCATCGTATCGAAAGACCTGACCCGGCAGCGCAACTACTTCACGATCAATGTGGGCCGCGCGGATAGCATTGCCGTGGGCATGCCGGTGGTGAACAGCGATGGCATCTTGGGGACGGTGGTTCTGGTGAGCGCGCACTACGCCCGCGTCATGTCGTACCTCAACACCGATTTCCGCGTGCCTGCGGTGATCCAGCCGCTGCAGGCCGAAGGCATCGTGCGGTGGGACGGCGAACAACTCAACCGGCTGACCCTGCAGCACATCGTAAAAACCGAGCCGGTGCGTCCGGGGCAACCGGTCGTTACCGATGGACTGAGCGGCGTCTTTCCGGCGGGCTACCCGGTGGGAACCGTCGACTCGGTCGCGGTGCGCCCGGGCCGCAACGCGTTGCGCATTTACCTGCGGCCGGCTGCGCCGCTCTACAAAACCGGGTTTGCGGTGGTGCTGCGCACGCAGCCCGCGCCGGAGCGAACGGCGCTGGAGCAGCGCACCCCAACGTAA
- the dacB gene encoding D-alanyl-D-alanine carboxypeptidase/D-alanyl-D-alanine endopeptidase, with protein sequence MKRRWFVVCAVLLMGWAVDSGHAQDRALARQLDAVLEAAAPGALWGVLVVDAATGDTLYARNAQARFVPASNIKLFTTAAALQVLPPDFRYETTLYSTGRVKDGVLHGDLYVRGSGDPSFGSQASGAPLHPLRTWAAALKAQGIRQVAGDVIGDDNVFTDETLGRAWAWSDLLYYYAAETSGLSFYDNIVDLTVAGQQVHAPGRLSWAPLQTDYVSFVNRSLTTAGTFDEDYARHGRGNRFVVRSKVPAGRVEREELAVRNATRYTAHVFREVLLSEGISVQGRALDVDRLPQPPAYDTMQVVDRWPSPPLPALVREINHESNNLYAEHLLRTVGRYVASDTLEAPRGSDARGIAVVEHALRTLGVRPGAVRMADGSGLSRQNLATPAAFVTLLAAMRAAAPPVQTAFFSSLPAGGRSGTLAYRLQAPMVAGNVRAKTGSLTGVSALSGYIERSSRAPILFSILANHYTVDGSRVRAAQDALLRRIAMATQ encoded by the coding sequence ATGAAACGTCGTTGGTTTGTGGTGTGCGCCGTACTGCTGATGGGATGGGCCGTAGACAGCGGCCATGCCCAAGACCGAGCGCTTGCGCGTCAGCTAGATGCCGTGCTTGAAGCCGCGGCGCCGGGCGCGCTGTGGGGCGTTTTGGTGGTGGATGCGGCGACCGGCGACACGCTGTATGCCCGCAACGCGCAGGCGCGCTTCGTGCCGGCATCCAACATCAAGCTGTTCACCACGGCCGCGGCCCTGCAGGTCCTCCCGCCCGACTTCCGCTACGAGACGACCCTGTACTCGACGGGCCGCGTGAAAGACGGCGTGCTGCACGGCGACCTGTACGTCCGCGGCAGCGGCGATCCGTCGTTTGGGAGCCAGGCGAGCGGCGCGCCGCTGCATCCGCTGCGCACGTGGGCCGCGGCGCTCAAGGCGCAGGGCATTCGGCAGGTGGCGGGCGACGTGATCGGCGACGACAACGTGTTTACCGACGAGACGCTGGGCCGGGCGTGGGCCTGGAGCGATCTGTTGTACTACTATGCCGCAGAGACGAGCGGGCTGTCGTTTTATGACAACATCGTGGATCTGACGGTGGCCGGGCAGCAGGTGCACGCGCCGGGCCGGTTGTCGTGGGCGCCCCTGCAAACCGATTACGTTTCGTTTGTCAACCGGTCGCTTACCACTGCTGGAACGTTTGACGAGGACTACGCGCGGCACGGCCGGGGCAACCGCTTTGTGGTGCGCTCAAAGGTCCCCGCGGGCCGCGTAGAACGCGAGGAGCTGGCCGTGCGCAACGCCACGCGCTACACCGCCCACGTCTTCCGCGAGGTGCTGCTCAGCGAAGGCATAAGCGTGCAAGGCCGCGCGCTGGACGTTGATAGGCTGCCGCAACCGCCGGCGTACGACACGATGCAGGTGGTGGACCGTTGGCCGTCGCCGCCGCTGCCCGCGCTCGTTCGGGAGATCAACCACGAGAGCAACAACCTCTACGCCGAGCACCTGCTGCGCACGGTGGGGCGCTACGTCGCATCCGACACGCTGGAAGCGCCCCGTGGATCGGACGCGCGCGGCATTGCCGTGGTCGAGCACGCGCTGCGCACCCTGGGCGTGCGTCCGGGGGCCGTGCGTATGGCCGATGGGTCGGGCCTCTCGCGGCAGAACCTGGCCACGCCGGCCGCCTTCGTAACGCTGCTTGCGGCCATGCGCGCCGCGGCCCCGCCGGTACAAACCGCCTTCTTCAGCTCGCTGCCCGCGGGCGGTCGGTCGGGCACGCTGGCCTACCGGCTGCAGGCCCCGATGGTAGCGGGCAACGTGCGGGCGAAAACCGGATCACTGACCGGCGTATCGGCGCTTAGCGGCTACATCGAACGGTCGTCGCGCGCGCCCATTCTCTTCTCCATTCTGGCCAACCATTACACCGTAGACGGCTCGCGCGTGCGGGCCGCACAAGACGCGCTGCTGCGCCGGATCGCGATGGCAACGCAATAG